The Cyprinus carpio isolate SPL01 chromosome A5, ASM1834038v1, whole genome shotgun sequence genome has a segment encoding these proteins:
- the slc25a35 gene encoding solute carrier family 25 member 35, protein MDFVLGGVAACGACFFTNPLEVVKTRMQLQGELKSRGTYQVYYRNVFHAFYTIGKIDGLAGLQKGLVPGLVYQLFMNGVRLGSYAIIESLGYIHTDGRVSATKSIVSGAIAGVVGAVIGSPIYLVKTHLQSQSTSSIAVGHQYKHRGMMHALLAIHKQHGILGLWRGASAAVPRVSVGSAAQLSTFSASKELVTDLQVFSEGSWLIALSAGMTSSVVVVLAMTPFDVVSTRLYNQPVDHVGKGILYRGFADCFSKTLKKEGMTGLYKGLGASYFRIGPHTILSLLFWNELRTLYHNYG, encoded by the exons ATGGATTTCGTTCTCGGCGGAGTCGCTGCGTGTGGCGCCTGCTTTTTTACAAACCCTCTGGAGGTGGTCAAAACTCGAATGCAATTACAAGGAGAGCTGAAAAGCCGAGGAACCTATCAGGTGTATTATAGGAATGTGTTTCACGCCTTTTACACGATAGGCAAAATAGACGGACTGGCCGGTCTTCAGAAAGGTTTGGTCCCCGGGTTGGTTTATCAGCTTTTTATGAATGGGGTCCGGTTGGGGTCTTACGCCATCATCGAGTCCTTGGGCTACATTCACACGGACGGAAGGGTCAGCGCTACGAAGAGCATAGTGTCCGGGGCCATTGCCGGTGTGGTGGGCGCTGTAATCGGGAGCCCGATTTACCTG GTAAAAACACATCTCCAGTCTCAATCCACTTCCTCTATTGCAGTCGGACACCAGTATAAGCACAGG GGAATGATGCATGCTCTATTGGCCATCCACAAACAGCATGGAATTCTGGGTTTGTGGAGGGGTGCAAGTGCGGCAGTCCCAAGGGTCAGTGTGGGGTCAGCTGCTCAGCTCTCTACTTTCTCTGCCTCTAAAGAGCTGGTCACTGACCTACAG gTGTTCTCTGAGGGCAGCTGGTTAATAGCTCTGAGTGCTGGTATGACCAGTAGTGTAGTGGTTGTATTAGCCATGACTCCTTTTGATGTGGTCAGTACTCGACTCTACAACCAGCCTGTGGACCATGTGGGCAAG GGCATATTGTACCGAGGTTTTGCAGACTGTTTCTCTAAGACGTTGAAGAAGGAAGGCATGACTGGTTTGTATAAAGGTCTCGGAGCCTCCTACTTCCGCATCGGACCTCATACCATCCTTTCCCTACTTTTCTGGAATGAGTTGCGCACTTTGTACCATAACTATGGCTAG
- the rangrf gene encoding ran guanine nucleotide release factor, which produces MARPLFGGALSAVIPPSAQDISELREIPDNQEVFAHSQTDQSIIVELLEYQSQVQDAVAARYHFEDVAASNKAVENGSWEVRGVEQLPQSELTMQECSSAWLLSGAQLVSKFNEEAKNTVNIHLCLFRLPQYTTDILVTFNDPVCINPLSSSALENVAAIPWILQDFKGVLQSFCLLDPGVFG; this is translated from the exons ATGGCTCGGCCTCTGTTTGGTggtgcattatcagctgttattCCCCCCAGTGCCCAGGATATCAG TGAACTGAGAGAGATCCCTGATAATCAAGAAGTGTTTGCTCACTCTCAGACAGATCAGAGTATTATCGTTGAACTGCTGGAGTACCAAAGCCAAGTGCAAGATGCTGTTGCAGCCAG GTATCACTTTGAGGACGTGGCTGCAAGTAACAAGGCGGTAGAGAACGGCTCCTGGGAGGTCAGAGGGGTGGAGCAGCTCCCTCAGTCAGAGCTAACAATGCAGGAATGCAGCTCTGCCTGGCTACTGTCTGGAGCTCAGCTGGTCTCTAAATTCAATGAGGAG gCCAAGAACACTGTGAACATTCACCTGTGCTTGTTTCGTCTGCCGCAATACACCACTGACATCTTAGTGACGTTCAACGATCCAGTTTGTATCAA TCCCCTCAGCAGCAGTGCCCTTGAAAATGTGGCTGCTATACCATGGATACTACAGGACTTCAAGGGTGTTCTGCAGTCATTTTGTCTACTTGACCCTGGAGTGTTTGGGTAG